In one window of Oscillatoria salina IIICB1 DNA:
- a CDS encoding substrate-binding domain-containing protein yields the protein MKIKRQMSFVLAGILLLGANGCAGSKEDAEVPTPSTSGSASPTDVEIQEDVIVDGSTVVFPASDAISKKFMTDNPELRVTVGLSNSEVSFKRFCLGDTDMAGASRPISKAEMDICEANNVQFVEVPYLFEVVTLVVHPNNDWASCLTLEQVKEIWQPVPEEGEAATLVATPPSPEGETETPEKIEKIENWNQINQEYPAREIVLYGPDNDSDTYEYFADTVIEQNADTRVDYNLSEQQTEVIENVKANPNSLGFVNLGNYQAYYQEEETTDQEKLEQKENPIKLVPIDNGSEQCVEPTPEMVYNGNYKPLSRPLFLYINKGSLETRDGVQELTEYLFDSDNETVYLEAGYLPLSGSILNLAKKRLDNLTTGSIFEGESVAADKLLEMLKEAE from the coding sequence ATGAAAATTAAACGTCAGATGAGCTTTGTGTTGGCGGGGATTCTTTTGCTAGGAGCAAATGGTTGCGCTGGTAGCAAAGAAGATGCCGAAGTACCAACCCCTAGTACATCAGGTTCAGCTAGCCCTACAGACGTCGAAATACAAGAAGATGTTATAGTTGATGGATCGACCGTAGTTTTTCCCGCTTCGGACGCGATTTCCAAAAAATTTATGACCGATAATCCCGAACTTCGGGTAACTGTTGGTTTATCTAATTCTGAGGTTAGTTTTAAACGATTTTGCCTCGGAGATACGGACATGGCAGGCGCTTCTCGCCCCATTAGTAAAGCAGAAATGGATATTTGTGAAGCCAACAATGTCCAATTTGTCGAAGTACCTTATTTGTTCGAGGTAGTTACTCTCGTAGTTCACCCTAACAACGACTGGGCAAGCTGCCTTACTTTAGAACAAGTTAAAGAAATTTGGCAACCTGTACCTGAAGAAGGAGAAGCTGCAACCTTAGTAGCAACTCCGCCAAGCCCAGAAGGAGAAACTGAAACTCCCGAAAAAATAGAAAAGATCGAAAATTGGAATCAAATTAATCAAGAATATCCCGCCCGCGAAATCGTTCTTTACGGACCGGATAATGATTCCGATACCTATGAATACTTTGCTGATACAGTTATTGAACAAAACGCAGATACCCGCGTCGATTATAATCTCTCCGAACAGCAAACAGAAGTTATTGAGAATGTAAAAGCTAATCCTAACAGTCTTGGCTTTGTTAACTTAGGTAATTATCAAGCTTATTACCAAGAAGAAGAAACTACCGACCAAGAAAAACTGGAACAAAAGGAAAATCCGATTAAGCTAGTACCTATTGATAATGGTAGCGAACAATGTGTAGAACCAACTCCAGAAATGGTTTATAACGGTAATTACAAACCTTTAAGTCGTCCTTTGTTTTTATACATTAATAAAGGTTCCTTAGAAACCCGTGATGGTGTCCAAGAATTGACCGAGTATCTGTTTGATTCTGATAATGAGACTGTTTACTTAGAAGCTGGTTACTTACCTTTGTCAGGAAGCATTCTTAACCTTGCTAAGAAACGATTAGACAATCTGACTACTGGTTCCATTTTTGAAGGCGAATCTGTCGCTGCGGACAAACTACTTGAGATGTTGAAAGAGGCTGAATAA
- a CDS encoding YqaE/Pmp3 family membrane protein — translation METRHQPGNIISSRYRIVAPLGEGGFSTTYEAEDLTNYQRVALKALSLRYVQDWKVLELFEREARILANLQHPGIPAYKDYFHEDTESDRHFYLVQEMVSGTSLADLVASGWHATEAEVKQIATQILSILDYLHQLMPPVIHRDIKPKNIIRQSDGKIFLVDFGAVQDVYRNTMTAGGTFVGTFGYMPPEQYRGQAFFSSDLYSLGATLIFLLTHRSPTELPQKRLKINFRDRVQISSDLANWLDKILEPAAEDRFQTAKQAQQALEKPEIPTIPTYPMRPRRSPQPANNNLKPIQIGFFDKNNTPYIVRLLIAVWLPPLGTYLQVGLTQNFWINIFLSIIAVPLGIIHAIWLITRNKPLQ, via the coding sequence ATGGAAACACGACACCAGCCAGGTAACATAATTAGCAGCCGCTATCGTATTGTTGCACCTCTGGGTGAGGGGGGCTTTAGTACGACTTACGAAGCGGAAGATTTGACGAATTACCAGCGTGTGGCACTGAAGGCGCTATCATTGCGTTATGTGCAGGATTGGAAGGTTTTAGAGTTATTTGAGCGAGAAGCAAGAATTCTAGCGAATTTGCAACATCCAGGAATTCCGGCGTATAAAGACTATTTTCACGAAGATACAGAGAGCGATCGCCATTTCTATCTCGTACAGGAAATGGTTTCTGGTACTTCCTTAGCGGATCTTGTGGCTAGTGGTTGGCACGCTACGGAAGCAGAAGTGAAACAGATCGCCACTCAAATATTATCTATTTTAGATTATTTGCATCAACTGATGCCGCCTGTGATTCATCGGGATATCAAACCGAAAAATATTATTCGCCAAAGTGACGGCAAAATATTTTTAGTGGATTTTGGTGCAGTCCAAGATGTTTATCGCAATACCATGACGGCTGGGGGTACATTTGTTGGTACTTTTGGTTATATGCCACCGGAACAATATCGCGGACAAGCGTTTTTTTCCTCAGATTTGTATAGTTTAGGCGCAACCTTAATCTTTTTATTAACACATCGATCGCCCACAGAATTACCGCAAAAACGCCTCAAAATTAATTTCCGCGATCGCGTCCAAATCTCCTCTGACTTGGCTAATTGGTTGGATAAAATCCTCGAACCCGCCGCCGAAGACCGCTTCCAGACTGCCAAACAAGCCCAACAAGCCTTGGAAAAACCGGAAATTCCCACAATTCCCACTTATCCGATGCGTCCCAGGCGATCGCCACAGCCCGCAAATAACAATCTGAAACCCATCCAAATTGGCTTTTTTGATAAAAACAACACACCCTACATTGTCCGGCTACTGATTGCAGTTTGGTTGCCTCCTCTAGGTACATATTTACAAGTAGGCTTAACTCAAAACTTCTGGATTAATATATTTTTGAGCATTATCGCCGTTCCTTTGGGAATTATCCATGCAATTTGGTTAATTACCCGAAATAAACCTCTTCAGTAA
- a CDS encoding RuBisCO accumulation factor 1 translates to MTQNPQNTQSQLSESEALQLLTSLRHKEGTWVEWGQNCQKLQKAGYNSQTLFEETGIEPVQQNQIIVAAQVYESIIQAGASEEIKTYFQGPKSDILYEFRILYGKQRLAAAELAKEKQIDVDGAHEVARAIKDFSRYSKNLPEGFTNHPGDAVAYQCWKVARAKKDIQDRSRLIAKGLQFAHSASAREQIEKLLTDFSVVPTRKAPLLPVYRQETEAELARIVPVAGTLPLTVKEIETVAPLEEIEPFRIVKYSGKGAVIALPGWQAILKATDPVAILCQSEQLPNTSSNKSEEVVAVVDREVTEWNVNSYFLVANEENVEIHWFEELPEMPILGQLLLILRAKKIIDENNITEPWQMDD, encoded by the coding sequence ATGACTCAAAATCCACAGAATACCCAATCTCAACTATCAGAATCAGAAGCACTACAATTATTAACCTCCCTGCGTCACAAAGAAGGCACTTGGGTAGAGTGGGGACAAAACTGCCAAAAATTGCAAAAAGCAGGCTACAACTCACAAACTCTTTTTGAAGAAACCGGAATTGAACCAGTACAGCAAAACCAAATTATTGTTGCTGCTCAAGTTTATGAAAGTATCATTCAAGCAGGTGCTTCCGAAGAGATAAAAACTTATTTCCAAGGACCCAAAAGTGACATTCTTTATGAATTTCGGATTCTTTATGGCAAACAACGTCTTGCTGCTGCTGAATTAGCCAAAGAAAAGCAAATAGATGTAGATGGAGCGCACGAAGTTGCCAGAGCAATTAAAGACTTTTCTCGTTATAGTAAAAACTTGCCCGAAGGATTTACTAATCATCCCGGCGATGCCGTTGCTTATCAATGTTGGAAAGTTGCCAGGGCAAAAAAAGACATTCAAGATCGTTCCCGTTTAATTGCGAAAGGATTGCAATTTGCTCACTCGGCTTCAGCTAGAGAACAAATCGAAAAATTGCTCACAGATTTTTCCGTTGTTCCCACACGCAAAGCACCTTTGTTACCAGTTTATCGCCAAGAAACCGAAGCAGAATTAGCGAGAATTGTACCCGTAGCTGGAACCTTACCTTTAACTGTCAAAGAAATCGAAACAGTTGCGCCTTTAGAGGAAATTGAACCCTTCCGCATCGTTAAATATTCCGGCAAGGGTGCTGTTATCGCCCTTCCCGGTTGGCAAGCAATTTTAAAAGCAACAGACCCAGTAGCAATTTTATGTCAAAGCGAACAACTTCCCAATACTTCTAGTAACAAATCCGAAGAAGTTGTCGCTGTGGTAGACAGAGAAGTAACCGAATGGAATGTTAACAGTTACTTTCTCGTTGCTAACGAAGAAAATGTTGAAATTCACTGGTTTGAAGAGTTACCAGAAATGCCAATTTTAGGGCAACTTTTGCTCATCTTGCGTGCGAAAAAAATCATCGACGAAAACAATATTACCGAACCCTGGCAAATGGACGATTAA
- a CDS encoding BMC domain-containing protein — protein MDVQTKRLPPRQTRQQQRSAESALGLISTTSFPAIVGTADMMLKSAEVTLVGYEKIGSGYCTAIVRGKTADVRLAVEEGAKTAAQFGQLVGKTVIPRPMANLEAVFPIGTRLVELAQQEQGYSRLSNNSIGLLETRGFPAMVGAADAMLKAADVQLASYETIGDGLCTAIIRGSVANVAVAIEAGMYEAERIGELHSVMVIPRLMEDLEHTLPVASYWLDKPEPLPVMLPKKVKETEKQPALPITVQEEQPQPLELPELDKIPLEIERKQQ, from the coding sequence ATGGATGTCCAAACAAAACGACTCCCCCCTCGACAGACGAGGCAACAGCAAAGAAGTGCGGAAAGCGCTCTGGGTTTAATATCGACGACAAGTTTTCCGGCGATCGTCGGGACTGCTGATATGATGCTGAAATCGGCAGAAGTAACGCTGGTGGGTTACGAAAAAATTGGTAGTGGTTATTGTACGGCGATCGTGCGTGGGAAAACTGCCGATGTTCGCCTCGCTGTGGAAGAGGGAGCAAAAACTGCCGCCCAGTTTGGACAGTTAGTGGGAAAAACGGTTATTCCTCGACCGATGGCTAATTTAGAAGCAGTATTCCCGATTGGGACTCGTTTGGTAGAATTAGCTCAACAAGAGCAGGGTTATAGTCGCCTCAGTAACAATTCGATTGGTTTGTTGGAAACGAGAGGGTTTCCGGCGATGGTGGGTGCGGCTGATGCGATGCTAAAAGCGGCTGATGTTCAGTTGGCTTCTTATGAAACGATTGGCGATGGTTTGTGTACGGCGATTATTCGGGGTTCGGTGGCGAATGTGGCAGTGGCGATCGAAGCGGGAATGTACGAAGCTGAGAGAATCGGGGAATTGCATTCAGTGATGGTCATTCCGAGATTGATGGAGGATTTGGAACATACGCTACCTGTGGCTAGTTACTGGTTAGATAAACCGGAACCTTTACCTGTTATGTTACCGAAAAAGGTCAAGGAAACAGAAAAGCAACCTGCTTTACCTATTACTGTGCAAGAAGAACAACCGCAGCCGCTTGAATTGCCAGAATTAGACAAAATACCTTTAGAAATTGAACGAAAACAGCAATAA
- a CDS encoding carbon dioxide-concentrating mechanism protein CcmK — MSLQAVGSIETKGFPGILAAADAMVKSGRVTLVGYIRVGSARFTVNIRGDVSEVKRAMEAGIEAVERAYGATLESWVIIPRPHENVECVLPIEYNDKVERFREAVEIPRIPGNGVRR; from the coding sequence ATGTCATTACAGGCGGTTGGTTCGATCGAAACTAAAGGTTTTCCAGGTATTTTAGCAGCAGCAGACGCAATGGTGAAATCAGGTCGCGTCACGCTGGTGGGTTATATTCGAGTCGGTAGCGCTCGTTTTACTGTGAATATCCGGGGAGATGTCTCGGAAGTTAAAAGAGCTATGGAAGCGGGAATAGAGGCAGTAGAACGCGCTTACGGCGCCACTCTAGAATCTTGGGTAATTATTCCTCGTCCTCACGAAAATGTGGAGTGTGTTTTACCAATTGAGTATAACGATAAAGTAGAACGCTTCCGCGAGGCGGTGGAAATACCTAGAATTCCGGGAAATGGCGTGAGAAGGTAG
- a CDS encoding BMC domain-containing protein, with translation MPEAVGVIETLGFPAILAAADASVKAARVTLVYFDKAESGRFYIAIRGGISEVKPAIAAGIEAAEAAYGGQVITHYIVPNPPENVESVLPLEYTEEVEQFRI, from the coding sequence ATGCCAGAAGCGGTCGGAGTGATTGAAACATTAGGTTTTCCAGCAATTTTAGCCGCAGCCGATGCCTCGGTAAAAGCGGCGCGAGTGACGCTGGTTTATTTTGATAAAGCAGAAAGCGGTCGCTTTTATATTGCTATTCGGGGGGGGATTTCCGAAGTTAAACCCGCGATCGCGGCAGGAATTGAAGCCGCCGAAGCAGCTTATGGCGGTCAAGTTATTACTCATTATATTGTCCCCAACCCACCCGAAAATGTGGAATCGGTTCTGCCTTTAGAATATACCGAAGAGGTGGAACAGTTCCGCATTTGA
- a CDS encoding ABC transporter permease, translated as MKWWQKLKKNPLARFGATVLLILYLAVIAADFVAPYDPYASQVNSSLLPPTTIYWRNQAGEFIGPHVYPTTQGPTDPETGSRELRVDFARPSPIRLFVRGSEYKFLQIRLPLPPKFAEVTLFPGIPLDLHLFGTVGSGNINLLGTDEQGRDQFSRLLFGGRISLSIGLIGIAISFPLGMLVGGISGYFGGWTDTFFMRFVEVLMTIPSIYLLVALAAILPPGLTSAQRFLLIVVITSFISWAGLARVIRGQVLSLKQREFVDAARAMGANPFYIIIRHVLPQTASYIIISATLAVPAFIVAESVLSLIGLGIQQPDPSWGNLLSLATNASILVLQPWLIWPPAILIVLTVLSFNLLGDGLRDALDPRSLER; from the coding sequence ATGAAGTGGTGGCAAAAACTAAAAAAGAATCCTTTAGCTCGTTTTGGGGCAACGGTACTATTGATTTTATACCTAGCCGTCATCGCAGCAGATTTTGTTGCCCCTTACGATCCTTATGCTTCCCAAGTAAACAGTTCTCTACTGCCACCGACAACAATTTATTGGCGTAACCAAGCAGGAGAATTCATCGGACCTCACGTTTATCCCACTACCCAAGGTCCAACCGACCCCGAAACCGGATCTCGCGAACTAAGGGTAGATTTCGCTCGACCTTCTCCCATACGTTTGTTTGTTCGCGGTTCAGAATATAAATTCCTCCAAATTCGCCTACCTCTACCACCAAAGTTTGCCGAAGTAACTCTTTTTCCTGGCATCCCACTCGATCTTCACTTATTTGGTACAGTCGGTTCAGGTAATATTAATCTTCTTGGTACTGACGAACAAGGTCGCGACCAATTTAGTCGCTTGCTCTTTGGCGGTAGAATTAGCCTGAGTATTGGTTTAATCGGGATCGCGATTTCTTTTCCTCTGGGAATGCTCGTTGGGGGTATTTCTGGCTATTTTGGCGGCTGGACTGATACCTTTTTCATGCGTTTTGTTGAAGTGCTGATGACAATTCCAAGTATCTATTTGTTAGTCGCGCTGGCGGCAATTTTACCTCCAGGTTTAACAAGCGCCCAACGATTTTTGCTGATTGTGGTAATTACTTCTTTTATTAGTTGGGCGGGACTAGCGCGGGTAATTCGCGGACAGGTACTTTCGCTCAAACAACGAGAGTTTGTTGATGCGGCTAGGGCGATGGGAGCAAATCCTTTTTACATTATTATCCGTCATGTTTTGCCCCAAACTGCCAGTTATATTATTATTTCTGCAACCTTAGCGGTGCCAGCGTTTATCGTTGCGGAATCAGTTCTCAGTTTGATTGGTTTAGGTATTCAGCAACCCGATCCTAGTTGGGGTAATTTGCTTTCTTTAGCTACTAATGCTTCGATTTTAGTTCTCCAACCTTGGTTAATTTGGCCTCCCGCTATTCTGATTGTCTTGACTGTGTTATCTTTTAATTTGCTTGGGGATGGTTTACGAGATGCCCTCGATCCCCGTAGTTTGGAACGATAA
- a CDS encoding Npun_R2479 family HD domain-containing metalloprotein has protein sequence MFNATEILIDAFVEKLRQGYRRTYGGLKSNYEEIIAWAGSMAMENIANSDALYHNVEHSILVTLVGQELLRGKHIREGGVSCEDWLHFIISVACHDIGYVKGVCRSDRDSERLYATGKGEMVHLPPGCSDASLTPYHVDRGKLFIEERFGGHKLIDAELIKRNIELTRFPVPNQDDHQDTVNYPGLIRASDLIGQLSDPRYLKKISALFYEFEETGANKVMGFANPGDLRRNYAKFYWNAVYPYIKDALRYLSLTQQGQQIIANLYSNVFVVEHEKQEEEYLQGLAEKVHA, from the coding sequence ATGTTTAACGCCACAGAAATACTTATTGATGCGTTTGTCGAAAAGCTTCGCCAAGGCTACCGTCGTACCTACGGCGGACTCAAAAGTAACTACGAAGAGATTATCGCCTGGGCAGGCAGTATGGCAATGGAAAATATTGCCAACAGTGATGCACTCTATCACAACGTCGAACACTCAATTCTCGTTACCTTAGTCGGACAAGAACTTTTACGCGGTAAACACATACGTGAAGGAGGAGTTTCCTGCGAAGATTGGTTACACTTTATCATTTCCGTAGCCTGTCACGACATAGGTTACGTCAAAGGAGTATGTCGCAGCGATCGCGACAGCGAAAGACTCTATGCTACTGGGAAAGGCGAAATGGTTCATCTACCACCAGGTTGTTCCGATGCTTCCCTCACTCCTTATCACGTAGACCGAGGTAAATTGTTCATCGAAGAACGTTTTGGCGGTCATAAACTCATCGATGCCGAACTAATCAAACGCAACATCGAACTAACTCGCTTTCCTGTACCTAACCAAGACGACCATCAAGATACAGTGAACTACCCCGGTTTAATTCGCGCTTCTGACTTGATCGGTCAACTGAGCGATCCCCGCTATTTAAAGAAAATTAGCGCACTTTTTTACGAATTTGAAGAAACAGGCGCCAACAAAGTGATGGGCTTTGCTAATCCGGGCGATTTACGGCGCAACTACGCCAAATTTTATTGGAATGCCGTCTATCCTTACATTAAAGATGCCTTGCGCTATCTTTCCCTAACTCAACAAGGTCAGCAAATTATTGCTAACCTCTACTCAAATGTATTTGTTGTTGAACACGAAAAACAAGAAGAAGAATATCTCCAAGGTTTAGCGGAAAAAGTTCACGCCTAA